Within Marinomonas mediterranea MMB-1, the genomic segment AAGTGGCGTTCCGCTCCCAAGAGATAAAGCCGTCATTGAAGTGCTTGAAAACGCTGGATTTGACCCTATTTTGTTGGCCGCGTTGAGACGCTGGAAGGACGCAGGTTATAAGATCGCACTGGATGATTTTCAATTTGAAGCCAAATTGACTCCTTTTGTAGAACTTGCTGACTATGTAAAGCTTGATTTGCTCGCATTGGGTAAAGATGAGTTCCATGCTCAAGTAGACGCATTAAAGTCATTTGACGTAAAAATCATTGCAGAGAAAGTCGAAACTTGGGACGATTTTCAATTTGCCAAGCTGTTGGAAGTGGATCTTTATCAAGGTTACTTCTTTGAACGTCCTCAGGTTCTTACAAACAAGTCGACCAGTGTGAATCAAATGACACTGCTGCAATTGATGGCGGCGTTGATTAAAAACACGGATGGTAATATTGACGACATCGAGAATATTGTCAGTCAAGACGTTGGCTTAGTACATAAGCTATTAAAATATCTCAATTCACCTATGACCGGGCTGGTTGCATCGGTTGATAGTGTCCGTTTGGCCATTACCTTAATTGGTGTCGATCATTTAAAATCATTGACCAATTTGTTGTTAATGTCTGCAATGACAGAAGATCGTCCTGCTGTTCTATCTCAAGTCCTAGTTAGGTCTAAGCATGCGGAACTGTTCGCAGCAAGCAAGGACTACAATAATCTTGATAAGTTTTTTTTAGCGGGCATGATGTCGATGATCGATGTGTGTGTTGGTCAGCAGCTTGAAGATGTTCTTGCTGAATTGCCGCTTCCTGAGGATTTTAAGAAGTCTATCGTTGAGAGAACGGGGCGTGTTGGCCACACCTTAGAACTCGTGGAGCTATTCGAGAAAAATCGCCTAATTAAGGACGATCAAGATAGGAAAGTTATTCAAGAAACCTATGTTGAGGCGCTTAAATGGGTCGACGAGTTTATGGCTCGTTTATAGGTTCATTTGCAGGCTCAGCGTGCTTTTGTCCATTATTCATTTTTCTCGTCAGAATATTCCTACAAAGTTTGTCAGGAAAATCTCTTTTTAGCGTCGTCTGTTTTCATCTCTTTCTGTTTTTTACTTTATCCCTTTGTTTATAAGGGGATTATCTCTTTTTTATGCCTTTTCCCCTTGTTTGTTTGTTTTTACAAAATCGCATATCTTTAATTCATCGAAGGATGAAACGGGATCTGGCGATAAGGAATTGCCTGCTAGGGAAGCGCTAATTATTTATGGATTCGGCTGGAAGCCAACAGGGAGATGGACGATACAGTGCGATGGATTGTATTGCCACATGGAGTGGGTAGGACTCGATAGACTATCGATACTCAGGAAAGAGCCGTTGTCAGGATGACAACAAAAACAAGCGACCAAAAGGTCGCTTTTTTTTATGTCGAACGATAATGCGCTGATTATCGCTCTAGGTGTTCTAGCTTGTCTTCAACGCCGTCCCATTGAGCAGCATCTGGAAGCGGGTCTTTACGTTCTGCGATGTTCGGCCAAATAAGCGCTAGGTCTTGGTTCAACTCGATAAAGACTTCTTGACCTTCGGGAAGCTCGTCTTCAGAGAAAATTGCACCAGCAGGACATTCCGGCTCGCAAAGAGCGCAATCGATACACTCATCTGGGTTGATAGCGAGGAAGTTTGGTCCTTCGTAGAAACAGTCCACAGGGCATACTTCTACACAGTCTGTGTATTTACAGCGAATACAGTTATCAGTAACAATGAAAGCCATACAGCTTCTCCTTTAAAACTTAAAAGCGAATGTTTGGGAAGAGGTTGCTTGGGCTCATGGCCTTCGTCAATCCTTAAACTTCCTCTAATTATAATGTGGCGATATTTTAGAGTGATAGACTATTTTTCAGCAAGGAACAAATAGTCTTCATCTAAACTTATCTGGTCTTAGCTTATAATTTTATTAAAAATAGTTTTTTTATAACTAAAACCTTTTTTAAATATAAGCAGATTGACTCAAATACCCTCTAAAGAGATTCTTTTAACCTGTATAACGCGTTTAAAGCGTCTATGGGGGTGAGATTATCTAAGTCTAATTCTTGTAGCGCTTCTTTTAGCTCATTTTTTTCCGCTTCAGCGAACAAGTCCGGTTGCCAGCTTGCTGGGTTTTCTCGAATTTGGTTTGATTGTTCGATGTTAGGTTGATGATCTGATCCAATCTTACGCACAGCCCCCGTATTTGGTTTCGCCGCTGGGCTGTCACTTTCTAATTCCGCTAATTTATCCTTCGCATTACCAATCACAGAGCGCGGCACACCAGCAAGTTGTGCTACCTGAAGACCATAAGACTGGCTAGCAGGGCCGTCGTGCACTTGATGCATGAAGACAATTTCGTCTTCGTATTCTGTCGCCGTTAGGTGGACGTTAGCCGCTTGCGGTAATTGTTCTGCAAGTGTCGTCAACTCGAAATAATGAGTGGCGAATAGGACATAGCATTTTAACTGATTTGCCAGATATTCAACAGCAGACCACGCAAGAGATAACCCATCAAACGTACTGGTGCCTCGTCCAACTTCGTCCATGAGTACTAAGCTGTCTTTGGAGGCATTATTCAGAATATTTGCTGTCTCGGTCATTTCTACCATGAAGGTCGAGCGCCCACCGGCAAGGTCATCAGATGAGCCCATACGTGTGAAGATACGATCCACAACAGAGATTGATGCTTTTTGAGCGGGTACAAAGCTTCCTGTGTGTGCCAATAACGTAATAATGGCAACTTGTCGCATGTAGGTCGATTTACCACCCATATTTGGGCCAGTAATCATGAGTAGGCTGCGTTGTCGGTTTAATTCTAAATCGTTTGGAATAAACGGATCGGAAATGACGGACTCAACGACAGGGTGACGTCCTGCCTGAATAGATATGCCGCCGTTGTTATGCAGTTCTGGGCAATGGAAACTGAGCCGCTCTGCTCGTTCTGCAAACGAGGTCAGTAGATCCAGCTGGGCAACCGCTTGGCTGCTGGTTTGCAATTCGCCTAGAACTTCATTGAGCTGGTCTAATAAGCCTTCGTAAAGTTGTTTTTCCCGTGCGAGTGCTTTGGATTTCGCGCTAAGAGCTTTATCCTCGAACTCTTTTAACTCTGGCGTAATAAAGCGCTCGGCGTTTTTCAAGGTCTGGCGTCGAATGTATTCAACGGGCGCCATATCGGAATGTAGACGGCTAATTTCAATGTAGTAGCCATGTACTCGGTTGTAGCCTACTTTAAGAGATTGAATCCCCGTTCTTTCTTTCTCGCTTCGCTCTAACTCGGCTAAGTAATCGGTCGCATTGGTTGAAAGGGATATGAGCTCATCTAGTTCGGCATCGTATCCTGTGTCGAAAATACCGCCATCTCGGATTACAGACGGTGGGTTTTCGACTAAGGCCCGTACAAGAGTGTTTGCGATTACAGGCTGCTCGATGATTCTCTTATACAAGGATTCAAGTCGTTGGTCTTGCAAGCTGTCTAGAATAAGACGAATTTCAGGAAAGCTCTCAAGTGCAAAGCGCAGTCTTAGAAGATCTCGTGGTCTCGCGGAACGCAACGCAACACGCGAAAGAATTCGCTCAAGATCGCCAACTTGTTTTAAAAGGGGTAGAAGAAGATCGTATCCGAAACCTTCTTTTAGGGCCTTTACCGCGCTTTGACGTTGATGCAACTCGTCTAATTGGCGAATAGGGGTATGCAACCAGCGTTTTAATAGTCGAGACCCCATCGGTGTGGCGCACGTGTCTAAAACGCTGACAAGCGTATTGGTTTGTGTTCCGGTTAAGTTTTGATCAATTTCTAGGTTTTTGCGCGTTGCACCGTCAATCAGTACGGTAGCATCGCGCTGTTCAACACTGATCGACTGGATGTGTGGCAGAGCGGAGCGCTGGGTGTCTTTCGCGTATTGAAGTAAAGCACCAGCCGAAGCAATCGCGGCTGTTTGGGCTTCACAACCAAATCCAGAAAGGTCTTTTGTATTGAACTGTTGGATGAGTTGACGATAACTGGATTCATAGTCAAAGTGCCAAGGGCCCAGTTCACAGACTCCTTTTTCCAGCGTGATGGTGTCTCGTGCTGGGAAATCTTCAGATATGAGTACTTCCATTGGCGATAAACGTTGAAGCTCGCTTGCAAGCGCTTCAAAACCGTCTACTTCAAACAAACTAAAGCGACCACTGGCCATGTCGAGATAAGAAAAACCAAATACGTCCAGGCCCTTTCGTTGAGTATGGGCAATGGATAATAGAAGGTTTTCTCTCTTTTCTTCCAGAAAGGCTTCATCACTGATTGTACCTGGTGTCACAATTCGCGCGACTTGGCGTTCAACAGGGCCTTTGGAAGTGGCAGGATCACCTACCTGCTCTGCAACAACAACGGATTCCCCCATGCGCACGAGACGGGCAATGTAGTTTTCGGCCGCATGAAACGGAATGCCCGCCATAGGAATAGGCTTACCGCCAGAGTGGCCGCGTGCTGTTAGGGTTATATCTAATAGCTCCGATGCTCGTTTCGCGTCTTCATAAAAAAGCTCATAAAAATCGCCCATGCGATAAAATAGCATTTGGTTTGGGTGGTCGGATTTTAGGCCAAAGTACTGGCGCATCATGGGAGTATGGTTATCTGAAGAAGATTTGGTCATAGGATTCGTTATGTTGTTGTTACACTGAATGTTTATCGCTAATGTTTAGTGTGTTTCTATTAAGGAAGGTGCGAACAGGTCCACTGGCTTCAGCGTTTGGATAACTATTCTTTATTCGTAGCTTCTTTAAGTAAATACACCATGATAGACAATGATGCATTCTACGCTAAAACCTAGCCGGATTTAAGGTAAATAAAATGAATGATCTTGAGAGAGAAATTAATGACTTAGCGACACAAGCTGCCGGCTTATTGATCGCTCGAGGTTGGATGCTGGTCACGGCGGAGTCGTGTACTGGTGGTCTAATTGGCGCGTCTTGTACTGAACTAGCGGGCAGCTCAGCATGGTTCTTTGGTGGCGTTATTAGTTATGACAACGCGGCGAAAATGAAAGGCTTAAATGTTAGTGAGCAAACACTTATTGATCATGGCGCAGTGAGCGAAAAAACGGTTAAGCAAATGTGTGCTGGGGCTCTGAATTTAGGGGGAGATCTGGCCGTTGCGGTGAGTGGTGTGGCCGGCCCATCAGGAGGAACTACGGAAAAGCCTGTCGGCTGCGTTTACATCGGGTGGCAAAAAAAGGGCCAGGAAGCGCAGATTGAGCGCTGTCAATTTGATGGTGACCGTAAAGATGTTAGGCTTAAAACGGTGGTCAAAGCGCTTGAAGGCGTTGTAACATTTGCGAAATAAAAAATACTGTTTTTTTATACAGTATTTTCTTGTGTGCGGCAGAAAAAAAAGATAGAGTTGCATTCAAGATATTAGATAGCACTGCGATCAGGATTAAGACGCAGCGTATTCGAACGAAGATTATTTAGAAGGGCTTTTATATGTCAACAGCAGACAACAAGAAAAAAGCGTTAGATGCAGCGCTTTCCCAGATCGAACGTCAGTTCGGTAAAGGTGCCATCATGAAGATGGGTGAGGGAGCGAAGTTAGATATCGATACGGTATCTACAGGTTCATTAGGATTGGATATTGCTCTGGGTGCTGGTGGTCTGCCGTTTGGTCGTATTTGTGAGATCTACGGTCCGGAATCTTCAGGTAAAACCACATTAACACTGAGTGTGATTGCTGAAGCTCAAAAGCAAGGTAAAACCTGTGCGTTTATCGATGCAGAGCATGCCTTGGATCCAGGCTATGCAGAGAAGCTTGGTGTTAATATTGGAGAGCTTTTGGTCTCTCAGCCAGACACAGGTGAGCAAGCGTTAGAAATCTGTGACATGTTGGTTCGTTCTAACAGTGTTGATGTTGTGATTGTCGACTCTGTCGCCGCGCTTGTTCCTAAGTCTGAGATTGAAGGTGAGATGGGAGACTCCTCAGTGGGTGTTCAAGCTCGATTGCTTTCTCAAGCGATGCGTAAGTTAACGGGGTCGATTAAAAACGCAAACTGCCTTGTTATCTTCATTAACCAAATTCGAATGAAAATTGGGGTTATGTTTGGTTCGCCTGAAACCACGACAGGCGGTAACGCATTAAAATTCTACAGTTCTGTACGTCTTGATATTCGTCGTATTGGTTCGGTTAAGCAAGGCGATGAAGTAATCGGTAACGAAACGCGCGTTAAAGTGGTTAAGAATAAAATTGCGCCGCCATTTAAACAAACTGAATTCCAAATCATGTATGGCCGTGGTATTTACCGCATGGGTGAAATCATCGATTTGGGTGTAAAACAAGGCTTCGTAGATAAGTCTGGTGCTTGGTACGCCTATGGCGGAAGTAAAATTGGTCAGGGTAAAGCAAACGCAGCTCAATATCTGAGTGATAACCCTGAGATAGCGCAAGAAATCGAAACGAAGATTCGTGAAGCGTTATTGCCAAGTTCTCAGAAAGAAGAGAAAGAAGAAAAAGCAGAAGCGGATCAGTTAGAGTTTTAACTCGATTTAGATACCGTCGTTTAAGTGAAGTCGTCTAAGTAAAGCTGTTTACGTAAGATAGCGTAGATAGATCGGTTGAGGCGAGCCTGCTGAGATATGCTCGCCGAGATGTACTTTCTAAAAAGTACTGGCCTAGACGATGTGATCACTGTTTATTTCATAAAAAATCCCTGCTATTAGCAGGGATTTTTTTTAAGGCTTCTATGCATCTTGAACTTAGCGGTTATTGGTTGCTAATTATTCGAGATAACGAATGAGGCTTTTGATACCAGTTGCCTTCTAATTGACCACCCGATTCAACATAGTCAACAAAGCTTGGGTAGGCTTTTATCAGATCCATACGCTCTTTAGGGTGATTCCATAATACGGGAAGCTCCAGTGCCCAAGGCATGCCGTTTTCATTTAGAAATGCATTATTCGGATAATCTGATCGATCATCATGAGTACCGAACAAAGCATGGTTGAATCGAGCGGACACTTTTTTGTTCTTCAAATGCACTTCCAGTCCTCGTCCAGGTTGGCCTATCCCATGCCATCTATTGGGGGTCGCGAAAATGAATGGATTGAGAACGTCTTTGGGAGCCGTCGCATCATCGATCGCAGTGGATAAGGGAACCGATACTGAGAAGTCTAATTCAGTGAGCTCGCCACACCCGATTTGCGTACGATAGAATTCGCAGCCAGCGGGTTTTTCAATGTGATTCCAAAGATTAATTGCGATCACAATCACTGCATCATCAGCATCGGCACCGGCTTCCAACGGGGCGGAGTCTGCCTGAATAGCATTGTCCAGTTCAAAGACAATGGCTGCTTGATTCACAGAAGAGCGTGGAAGGCCATCTAGCTGAATCGCAAACCCGTTACTGTAACTCGCGCCATGAGCTAGGATACTACCTTCAATAACATATCTTACTGCTTGGGCTTCTTTGACATAACGATGGGTGCGATAAGATACGACGACGTCGTTCATGTCGTAGTCTCCGACCACAGGCCACTTATCCTCGTATGCAAGTGTCGTGTAGCTGTTGGCTGACGGATACGAATACACCGTCGTACCTTGTTCAGTCACCACAATTTGCATGTCTTCTACTTCTCCGTCAGACACACCGCCGTTCGGTCCGATGCCCGTTGAATTTGAGTATCGTGTACGCATCCATGTCGTTCCGGTCGTCGCGTCAGCAGGGGTATCAAAGACCACAAGGTTATCACCGTCAGTCAGTGATTGATCCGTTACGACTTGGTCTGAGTCATTGAATTCACCATCTTGACTCCAATCGACCCACATATTGACAACGCCATCGCCTTTAGCTTTTATCGATATTGCCGAATCCAAGCCTTGTTCAAATGTGGTAACAGGTGTTACACCATCATCGTCTCCTCCTATCGTGTCGCCAAGGAAGAGATCGTTTGTCATACCATGACGGGCACCGTTATTGTCGAGATTCGAGCCATAGGAATCCGGTGCGTCACCAAAGTCGACTCGTGAATCTTCATCGAGCAAGCTTGCGAGTGCGCAACGTGCGCCGTCATTTTGAGACGATGAAGGGCCGAGTGCAAAAAACTCAGCTTGCGGTGACACGGCCTGAACATCGATACGGAAAATATGCCCATCTGAATTTCGGCTGATATAGAAAGTACCATTTTCATCGAAGTATGAGGCCCCAAATGTCCCGCTTTGTCCGACGTTGCCAAGACTCACGGAGGTGCCACTGTTTGCATCTATTTGATGAAGCTCCCCGTGACGATCAACGGCATAGAGCTGGTTATTAACTGGGTGCATCGCAAAGTCAAAAATCGCGATGTTGAGCGTGTCCCCACTGACGACCTGTTGCGTATTTAGGTAGTCGGGAGAATTTGAATCGAGGCTGATTCTATATAAACCAAAATCCCCGCCTGGGCGGTATAGATAATAGGCATTTTCGGTCAGAGAAATATCACCAACGTAGAAACTTGTGCCTGGCAATCCAGATGCTGCAAGCGCTTTGATTTGATAATTCGAGTGTATTCTAGCGATATTATTAAACTCGCTTGTGAAAGCGTACAGATAGTCATCATGGACATTATAGGCCATTGCATTTAGTTTACTACTTGTGCCTAAGTTGTCTGAGAGCATTTCATACAGGCCAGTCGCGAGATCCACGCTGTAGAGTTTCGCTACTGAATCTTGAACAAGAAAAGCATCGGTAGGACACTCGTTAAACGGGTCGGCGTATGCGCTGGTCATAAGTGCAGAGCTAACTAATCCTGTTAATGTCAGTTTTTTTAAATGAGTCATGATAATCTCCGTGATTTAGTTAGCGTACGACCCAGTAGCTGCCATCGGTGGGTTGCCACTGGTACGTTGTTTTTGTCGATAAGTCAGAGTAAGCGCGTAGTTCTAAGATCAGAAGGTGGTTGTGCTTAGCGAGTGTAAGAGGGACCTGTAACTCACCATGAGTAATCGTCGCTTTGTATAGGCACTGACTGTAATCAATAGCGGGAGAATCCATGGCGACTTGATCCGGTGACGAAGCTTGGGGCAAGCACACATTAACCATAACGCGCTCGTCTGAAAATTGAGCCAGTTGGATATCGAGTGACAGGTTCTGGTTATTTGAAAAATCGAAGTCTGAAGATGTCTTTAGCTCGGACGTCGTGCCCACAGTAGAATCATTTGAAGGTGTGCTACCGACCCCGTTATTATTGCTGTCAGCTTCATTTTGAGCTGAGGAACCTGTTCCTGAACCGCCACCGCAGCCAGTCAAAAGTGCGAAAAACACTATCGCGATACTGTACTTAAACATGAGTATGCTCTCCATAATTTGATTACATACTCTGTTTGAGCAACAAGTGGGCCTGTTTTTATTTTTTATTTAAAATCAATTGTTTAAGTTTTTCATAAGGTGTTTTTTTTGCATTATGCAAAGCAAGTTAAGCGTGATGCTTGAAGGAGTATTTGCACTTTGCAAATACTCCTTCAACTGATTGACTAGGAGCTGGTTGTATCTGAGCTGGTTGTATCTGAGATGGTTGTATCTGAGCTGGTTGTATCTGAGATGGTTGAACAGGAGTTGATTGAATAGGAATTGACGGGGCTGAGTATGATTAAGTAGAGGACGACCAGAGCGAAGAAAATAGCGAGTACATGACGTTCTTTTGTAGGACTCGCTTTTGCTTGGCTTTCTTCGTTAAGCCGTCTCCGTTAAGCTTTCTTTGTTCAGTTTTCTTTGGCTGCTTTCTCGTCTTCCATTGCGTCCCATTGTTGTTTTTTTCGATAGATGGTTGAAGGGCTGACTTCGAGCTTGGCGGCCGCTTGTGGGATGTTGTCGTCGCAGAGCGCGATTGCTTTTTCAATGACTTCTTTTTCCGTGATCCAAAGCGGACGAATATCATCAATGGTATCGGGTTTAAACTGCATCTGTGAAGTGGAGGTGACAGGGTTTACCAGTGCCGCCGGTCCATTGCCGACAAGCGCAGCCGAATTATCCATGCTTCTTGATAACTCTGCCATAGGAGGTGCGACGGGTGAGATTGGGACATCGCCTAAATCGCGCGATAAGCCATTGAGCGGCGGCGGAAGCATGTCTTCATCGACCATATCGCCATCGTTTAGCACGATGATATTGCGAATAACATTTTGCAGCTGTCTTATGTTGCCGGGCCAAGAATAACTATTAATGACCACTTCTGATTTGGGTGAGAACCCTTTAAAGCCTTTTGTTTCTTCTTTGCTATAAAGACTAAGAAAGTGCCGAGCCAATAGAATTAAATCGTATTCTCGGTCACGCAATGGTGGCAAATGAATCGGAATAACATGCAACCGATAATACAAATCTTCTCTAAATCGACCTGCTTCTACTTCTTTTAATGGGTCTCTGTTTGTTGCACAGACAAATCTAACATCGACCTGTTTGGTTTCGCTGCTGCCGACTTTTTGAAAACTGCCTGTTTGAATAAAGCGAAGCAGTTTAACTTGAAGGTCCAGATCCATTTCGCAGATTTCATCTAGAAAAAGTGTGCCTTGATGCGCGCGCTCTGCTGCGCCTTGGCGTGGGGAGATTGCACCCGTAAATGAGCCTTTTAGATGACCGAAAATTTCACTTTCCATCAGGTCTTTTGGAATGGCGCCACAATTAAGCGCCACAAAAGGTTTTCCTTTACGTTGACTTAATGAGTGTATGGCTTCCGCACAGACTTCCTTACCAGTTCCACTTTCTCCTGTAATGAAGACGGTTGCCTTACTAGGGGCGGCACTGTCGATAATGTTATAGACCCGCTGCATTGCCAATGAACTTCCTACAAAGCCTTCAAAGTGGCTGCGTTCGTAGTTGTCTTTTAGGGTTTTTATTTGCGTTTCAAGTTGACGGCTTCTCAGGGCGTTTTGAACCGTTGTGATCAGCCTGCTCGCGCTGAATGGCTTTTCGATAAAATCAATTGCGCCATATTGCATTGCTTCAACCGCATACTCTACCGATCCATTTGATGTGATGACAATTGATGAAGAAGGCAGCTCATTGCTTTTAACAAATTTTAGGACATCAAGACCATTCATATCGGGCAGGTGGATATCCACCAACAACACGTCGAAAGTGGTCTTTTTAAGAGCATCTAAGGCGGATTGACCGTCGCTTACCAAGGTCAATCCGTAGGGAAGAGATTCCAAGTAACTAAGATAAAGCTCAGCCATTGTTTGACTGTCTTCAATGATCAGGATTGAGGCTTCCCTTGATGCCATATACCGTTCTCCTAGCTAATTATTGCGCAGTAATCGCACTGTCGACACGTTGAATTATGGCGCGCCCTTGCATATCTGTGTCGATCTTCACTCTCTCTATTGCGTACTTAGTCACTTTTAGAAGAAGACTGTTTTTCAATAACAATTAAACTTATGTCGTCTATGTTTGGTAATTGAGTGACAAACTCCGCAATGGTATTAAGCATCTCATGTCGACTACCATAGGCTTGATTAAAGAGCGACTGCAAGTCGTGTAGTCTTTCTCTTTCGGCCTTCGGGTCATTCGCAATTTCTACTAAACCGTCTGTAAACAATAGCAGACGCTCACCCTCTTTGAGAACACAATGATTGGATTCTAGTATAGGCGAGCTAAATAGCCCTAATAAAGGCGCTGTTATGGGCAGCGAGGAAATATAGCCTTCTTGCGTTATTAGGTAGGGTGGTAAGCCGCCCGTATTGATAATATTGATTCCGCTTTCTGAGATAGACAATGACTGCATAGTGGTCAGAACATCGCTTCCAGCGACGTTTAGCCAGTGGTTTATTGTCTCGCAAAGGTAAGATGGGTACTGGGTATGGTGTAATTTCGATGTTTGAAAATGATAGGACGAAGACTGAAGTGCGCCGAGTAATCTTGCAGCATTGAAGCTGGACTTTAAATCGTGTCCCATCACGTCGCACAGGGTAATCCCCAGCGAACCTTTAGTGAGTTTTTCGACGTGCCAGCAATCGCCGCCGCCAATATCTGCGCTTTGAGTAAAGGTGCTAATTAGATAACCATCCAAAATGTCGTCTTTCACGGTATGGCGTAGTTTTGATTTTATATCGGTATCGAGCAGTTTATGGGTTTGCTGTTCGATGCTTTTCCTTTGTTGAAGGACTCGATCTATGACGCTAACGAGTTTGTTTTTCTGAATTGGCTTAAGTATGAAGTCGTCAATATTAAAGCGCGCTATGCCGTTTTCGAGGGATTCGTTGCTGTCACCTGTTAAGAACACAAACGGAGTGAGGGCCAAATGAGTAATGGCGCTGATGTGTTCGCGGAACGATATACCATCTAATTCAGACATGTGAATATCTGAAATGATAATGTCGACCTTGTTATTCTTAAGCCATTGAAACGCCGCCAGCGGAGACTCAAAAAGGCAGAGTTCATGCTCTTGAAGATACAGTTCTAACAAAGAAAGTTGCACGGTATCGTCGTCTATAATCGCAATTTTGTAGCGTGCTTTTTCGCTTTCGACGAGTAACTTGAACAACCATTGATTCTTAATGGCGTGGCCGCTATCAGCGTCTCCATTATAAGTGCACAGGTCAAACTGATCTTTTAGGATGGAAAGACCATATCCGTTCGTTTGTAAGTCAGAATTGAGCAGCACATCCAGCTCATCTATTTCTAGGTCCTCTATTGCGCCACCGTTGTCATCGATCTGAAGCGTGAAATCAAAGGCGTTCCATTCGAGCTTTAGGCTGACCAGCGTGGGCGCGGGAGAACTGTGTCTGATGTAGTTCGCGCTAATCTCACTGATCGCAAGCAGGACTAAATTTTGTTGAGAAACGGACAGCGGAGACTGGAGTAAAAGCATTTGCGCCGCGTTTCTAAGCTTTCTCGGTAACTCTGCGTCAAAATCAAAGTGGATGCTGTGTGGTAGTCCCATTCGTTTTCGCCTCTAGTTAAGTGTTTCTTGC encodes:
- a CDS encoding SpoIIE family protein phosphatase encodes the protein MGLPHSIHFDFDAELPRKLRNAAQMLLLQSPLSVSQQNLVLLAISEISANYIRHSSPAPTLVSLKLEWNAFDFTLQIDDNGGAIEDLEIDELDVLLNSDLQTNGYGLSILKDQFDLCTYNGDADSGHAIKNQWLFKLLVESEKARYKIAIIDDDTVQLSLLELYLQEHELCLFESPLAAFQWLKNNKVDIIISDIHMSELDGISFREHISAITHLALTPFVFLTGDSNESLENGIARFNIDDFILKPIQKNKLVSVIDRVLQQRKSIEQQTHKLLDTDIKSKLRHTVKDDILDGYLISTFTQSADIGGGDCWHVEKLTKGSLGITLCDVMGHDLKSSFNAARLLGALQSSSYHFQTSKLHHTQYPSYLCETINHWLNVAGSDVLTTMQSLSISESGINIINTGGLPPYLITQEGYISSLPITAPLLGLFSSPILESNHCVLKEGERLLLFTDGLVEIANDPKAERERLHDLQSLFNQAYGSRHEMLNTIAEFVTQLPNIDDISLIVIEKQSSSKSD
- a CDS encoding sigma-54-dependent transcriptional regulator; the protein is MASREASILIIEDSQTMAELYLSYLESLPYGLTLVSDGQSALDALKKTTFDVLLVDIHLPDMNGLDVLKFVKSNELPSSSIVITSNGSVEYAVEAMQYGAIDFIEKPFSASRLITTVQNALRSRQLETQIKTLKDNYERSHFEGFVGSSLAMQRVYNIIDSAAPSKATVFITGESGTGKEVCAEAIHSLSQRKGKPFVALNCGAIPKDLMESEIFGHLKGSFTGAISPRQGAAERAHQGTLFLDEICEMDLDLQVKLLRFIQTGSFQKVGSSETKQVDVRFVCATNRDPLKEVEAGRFREDLYYRLHVIPIHLPPLRDREYDLILLARHFLSLYSKEETKGFKGFSPKSEVVINSYSWPGNIRQLQNVIRNIIVLNDGDMVDEDMLPPPLNGLSRDLGDVPISPVAPPMAELSRSMDNSAALVGNGPAALVNPVTSTSQMQFKPDTIDDIRPLWITEKEVIEKAIALCDDNIPQAAAKLEVSPSTIYRKKQQWDAMEDEKAAKEN